From one Dermacentor variabilis isolate Ectoservices chromosome 3, ASM5094787v1, whole genome shotgun sequence genomic stretch:
- the LOC142574848 gene encoding sulfotransferase 1B1-like, whose product MYITHLILRAGHPMTSFEEFSKEWRFLKYTDIKDWTSSLPLRTFATHLPLDKCRMTGEGKYVYIARNPWDVCVSFYNMMTNISSFEFQDGTFANLVQTFVSGNFGYGDYFEHVAAGYALKEQPNVFFTTYEELKKNTREVVLRLAYFLGKHYGLALEDDEVSLRKLLERSQPDYMRSIVVVDLSGKGIPQWEEVISRKKITCKEGYEGDENKYSFVRSGKVGGWKDYFTPDLLRMM is encoded by the coding sequence ATGTACATCACGCACCTCATACTCAGGGCGGGACATCCGATGACCTCGTTCGAGGAGTTCTCCAAAGAATGGCGCTTCCTGAAGTACACGGACATCAAGGACTGGACCTCGTCTCTACCACTGAGAACCTTCGCTACACACTTGCCTTTGGACAAGTGTAGAATGACCGGAGAAGGCAAGTACGTCTACATCGCCCGCAATCCATGGGATGTCTGCGTCTCCTTTTACAACATGATGACCAACATTAGCTCCTTCGAATTCCAAGACGGAACATTTGCAAATCTAGTCCAAACTTTCGTGAGTGGCAACTTCGGCTACGGCGACTATTTCGAACACGTAGCGGCGGGATACGCTCTTAAAGAACAGCCGAACGTGTTCTTCACGACTTACGAGGAACTCAAGAAGAACACGCGAGAGGTCGTTCTCAGGCTTGCGTATTTCCTGGGAAAGCACTATGGCCTGGCtctggaagacgacgaagtgtcgcTCCGAAAATTGCTGGAAAGATCGCAGCCCGATTATATGCGTAGCATAGTGGTCGTTGACTTGAGCGGTAAAGGTATACCCCAGTGGGAAGAAGTGATCTCGCGGAAGAAGATCACCTGCAAAGAAGGCTATGAAGGAGACGAGAACAAGTACTCGTTCGTCAGGAGTGGCAAAGTAGGAGGCTGGAAGGATTACTTCACACCCGATCTGCTCCGGATGATGTAG